In Glandiceps talaboti chromosome 16, keGlaTala1.1, whole genome shotgun sequence, a single window of DNA contains:
- the LOC144447317 gene encoding protein N-terminal glutamine amidohydrolase-like isoform X1 → MENLDTRKISYEESRCITSPGTSDTWFRNASWTTHSIQKMAVACVSLFPPRDECIYTSCYCEENVWKLCDFVRKGEVENLEKLFVVFISNERRAIPLWKQKASQSTDEPVIWDYHVILVLKEQGQEGQVFDLDTLLSFPCQFSDYSLATFRSDEMLLPQYHRMFRVIPAKVFIETFASDRSHMKKDGEWQSPPPTYPCIETEASKMNLDDFINMNRDVGQGEVINLEDLNSKFA, encoded by the exons ATGG AAAATTTGGACACAAGAAAAATATCGTACGAGGAGAGTCGTTGTATTACCTCTCCTGGAACGAGTGACACGTGGTttcgcaatgcatcttggactACGCACAGCATACAAAAAATGGCAGTAGCGTGTGTGTCTCTGTTCCCGCCTCGTGATGAATGTATTTATACATCCTGCTATTG TGAAGAAAACGTATGGAAATTGTGCGACTTTGTCAGGAAGGGTGAAGTGGAAAACTTAGAAAAACTATTCGTGGTTTTCATATCAAATGAGAGGAGGGCA ataCCTCTATGGAAGCAAAAAGCATCACAATCAACAGATGAACCAGTAATTTGG GATTATCATGTAATTTTGGTGCTCAAAGAACAGGGCCAGGAAGGGCAAGTGTTTGATTTGGATACCTTGCTATCTTTTCCCTGCCAGTTTTCAGACTACTCCCTTGCAACATTCAGGTCAGATGAGATGCTTTTACCACAGTATCACAG AATGTTTCGGGTCATACCAGCAAAAGTTTTCATTGAGACGTTTGCATCTGATCGGTCTCATATGAAGAAGGATGGTGAGTGGCAGTCTCCACCTCCAACATACCCATGTATTGAAACTGAAG CTTCCAAAATGAACCTTGATGACTTCATCAACATGAATCGTGATGTTGGACAGGGGGAGGTTATCAATTTAGAAGATCTAAATTCAAAATTTGCCTGA
- the LOC144447317 gene encoding protein N-terminal glutamine amidohydrolase-like isoform X2 has translation MRPRVIVKRRVGFGASWFTTREHQKNTYFEKLSLKSEENVWKLCDFVRKGEVENLEKLFVVFISNERRAIPLWKQKASQSTDEPVIWDYHVILVLKEQGQEGQVFDLDTLLSFPCQFSDYSLATFRSDEMLLPQYHRMFRVIPAKVFIETFASDRSHMKKDGEWQSPPPTYPCIETEASKMNLDDFINMNRDVGQGEVINLEDLNSKFA, from the exons ATGAGGCCAAGGGTCATAGTGAAGCGTCGCGTGGGCTTTGGGGCCTCGTGGTTTACGACGCGGGAACACcagaaaaatacatattttgaaaaattatcaCTAAAAAG TGAAGAAAACGTATGGAAATTGTGCGACTTTGTCAGGAAGGGTGAAGTGGAAAACTTAGAAAAACTATTCGTGGTTTTCATATCAAATGAGAGGAGGGCA ataCCTCTATGGAAGCAAAAAGCATCACAATCAACAGATGAACCAGTAATTTGG GATTATCATGTAATTTTGGTGCTCAAAGAACAGGGCCAGGAAGGGCAAGTGTTTGATTTGGATACCTTGCTATCTTTTCCCTGCCAGTTTTCAGACTACTCCCTTGCAACATTCAGGTCAGATGAGATGCTTTTACCACAGTATCACAG AATGTTTCGGGTCATACCAGCAAAAGTTTTCATTGAGACGTTTGCATCTGATCGGTCTCATATGAAGAAGGATGGTGAGTGGCAGTCTCCACCTCCAACATACCCATGTATTGAAACTGAAG CTTCCAAAATGAACCTTGATGACTTCATCAACATGAATCGTGATGTTGGACAGGGGGAGGTTATCAATTTAGAAGATCTAAATTCAAAATTTGCCTGA